Genomic DNA from Theropithecus gelada isolate Dixy chromosome 1, Tgel_1.0, whole genome shotgun sequence:
GAGGACTTGCAGGCGGGATGCTGAAGGATAAATGTGGACAAGGGTGAGGGAGGCACCTGTGGAATCTGCAGGGCGGCTGGAGCCCAATCCCAACGTCAGCCCAGGGAACCAAACGCCTTCTTCAGGGTCCTTGGTGGCCACCCTGACTGAACTGACTGCTGGCTGCTGGCCTGGGGTAACACTTTAAGCCAACTTGGAAGTGCTCACAAGACCCGCAGAGGATTTCAGAAACTAGTGAAGTGCCCACAAGAGAGCTAAGAACTGCAGATGATTTCAGAAGCTAGTGAACAGTGCCAGAGTTTAAGGAGCAGAAAAGAAGGGGGGCTGTCCCTAAGCATTAAATTCAGCTaccaaggctgggtgcggtgtctcgcctgtaatcccagcactttgggaggccaaggcaggcaggtcacctgggGTCGGaggttcgagactggcctgaccaacatggaaaaacctcatctgtcctaaaaaatacaagaaaaagggccaggcgcggtggctcaagcctgtaatcccagtactttgggaggccgagacgggcggatcacgaggtcaggagatcgagaccatcctggctaacacggtgaaaccccgtctctactaaaaaaatacaaaaaactagccgggcgtggtggcgggcgcctgtagtcccagctactcgggaggctgaggcaggagaatggcataaacccgggaggcggagcttgcagtgagctgagatccggccactgcactccagcctgggcgacagagcgagactccgtctcaaaaaaaaaaaaaaaagaaaaaaacccacaaggccgggcacggtggctcacgcctataatcccagcactttgggaggctgaggcaggcggatcaccaggtcaggagattgagaccatcctggctaacacggtgaacccccgtctctaccaaactcctgatgtcaggtgatctgcctgcctcggcctctcaaagtactgggattgcaagtgtgagccaccacacccaacttcaTTGTTTAAACTTTAAACTTTGAAGCTAAAGTCAAGTTTTTCTACaccctttttcttttacttttttttttttttttgagacagtcttgttctgtcacccaggctggagtgcagtggtgtgatctcggctcactgcagtctctgcctcccaagttcaagtgattctcccgcctcagcctccagagtagctgggactacagaagcccaccaccatgcccagctaatttcttgtatttttagtagagacggggtttcaccgtgttagccaggatggtctccatctcctgaccttgtgatctgcccacctcggctttccaaagttttgggataacaggcgtgagccaccacgcccggcctcttttctctTAATGGGGAAACATCAGGACTTACATTCCAGAAACACATGACTTGTTTCCAATTCTGCTCTGCTGCCAACCAGTGTGGTAAGCTCCCAGACTTGCGAGAACCCCACACAAAGACAGAGTGCAGCTACAGTGCGGCGGGAGTGGCACCCCTCACCTCTGCTGCATGGACCACTACTGGGCTGGGTCAGGTCTGATGggagggttttatttattttttgagatggagtcttgctgttgcccaggctggagcgcagtcgcgtgatctcagctcactgcagcctccacctcccaagttgtcaagcgattttcctgcctcagcctccggagtaggtggAATtctaggtgcccgccaccacgtccggctaatgtttgtatttttagtagagacagggtttcactaccttggccaggatagtctccaactcctgcccacctcagcctcccaaagtgctgggatcacagacgtgagtCACCCCACCCGGCCAtggctttctttattctttgtcagacagggtctcgctctcacctaggctagagtgcagtggtgccatcatagctcactgcagcttcaaacccCTGggggctcaaagtgatcctcctgcctcagactcctcaatagctgacactacaggtctgtgccaccacacccagctatttttactagtttttttttgtagagagtggtctcactatgttgcccaggctgttgctGGCACTATTCCTAGGCACAATCCCATCACTCATCAACATGGGAACTGTGACCTGCTCCGTTTCCAACCTGGGCtggttcacccctccttaggcaacctggtggtcccctgCTCCCaagaggtcaccatattgatacCAAACTTAACACGGACACCCCATCAGCAAAGAAAACTACAGCCCAGAAGTCAGTCTCAGGGATCCTCTGGccaaagcctcctgagtagctgggctatGGGAGGCACTGCCACACCCCACATGATGGTTTCTGCAGATGTCCATAATTTCAGCGGGGCCCACATGCTCACCCATACCTTAACTAAATTGCCAATGAACGCTGGATACTTCAGGCCGTGTTCCTGGCTAGCAGCTGTAATTCGATTAATCCAGAgctgaaataagaaaacatggaGATACTTAAAAATGACTTCTGGATGTTATGTCCTAGCAAAGGCTCTAATTGAACTaaggaatatttttctaaaagtaaataggaaaataaaaaaagcaaatagcTATGATGGTgacatcacactccagcctgagtgaaatcaagaccctgtttcaaaattaaaaacagcaaaaacccggctgggcgcagtggctcaggcctgtaatcccagcactttaggagggcaaggcaggccgatcatttcaggtcaggagttcgacaccagcctggccaacatagctgaacccggtctctactaaaaacacaaaaattagcttggtggtgcacacctgccgtcccagttactcaggagactggggtgggagaatcgcgtggcggaggttgcattaagcctagatcacgccattgcactccagtctgggcgacagagcgagactccgtgggaaggaagaaaaaaaaaaaacggccgggcgcggtggctcacacctgtaatcccagcactttgggaggccgaggtgggcagatcacgatgtcaggagatcgagaccatcctggctaacactgtgaaaccccatctctactaaaaatacaaaaaattaggacgtggcgggcgcctgtagtcccaacaggagaatggcatgaacccgggaggcggagcttgcagcgagccactccagcgtgggcgacagagcgagactccgcctcaaaaaaaacacaaaaaaacaaaaacacgggTATGTTAGATGCTAggttcatgaggctgaggtgggagtggtGAGGCGCAGAAATGAGATGGCACGTGGACAGAGTGGAGGCCCTAGCCTCTCAAAAATGCCGGGGGTTCCGGGTGTGCAGAGGTTGCCAGCAGGCGTGGGCTCTACGAGGACCACCACGGCAGCAGACAGTGGCCCTGGAGGGTGGGCAAGGGGCTGGGTTGACTTCAGCTGTCGGAGGGAAGGGAAGCCACCGGAGGGGAGATGAGAGCAGCAGCGACTAGGGCGGTGGCTGGCGACGCAGGAAGAGTGGCAAGACGGCTCTGCAGTGGCCCGGGCGAGGGGCTGGAGCAGGGGTTGACAGTGGGGGTGGCGAGGGGGGCGGGAGAACGGATGTCCCACAGTCAGCCTGCGGGGCGACATAATTTGTCGGAGTTTCGAAGCGAGgtatgaaaggaagaaaggaaggagctgAGGGTGGCCGAGCGGCTGCACACTCGCTGGGTCGCGAAGCAGAGGCGCAGGGGCCGCGAGCGCCCTGGCCGGCGGGTGTCCCGGGTCCACGCTTACGGTCctcatgttctttttcttcaggTATCGGGCTTTGGTGCATTTCACAAAGGCTCGAATCACGGCTCTGACCGCCAAACTGTAGCAGCGATTTTTCCTCCCCCGGAAGTGCTGGGTCAGAAAACGAGAAACCAAGGTTGTCAGCGAGGCCCGCGCCGGCCGCCCCTTGGCCCGCGGGATCCCCCGCGCGTCCAGTGCCCAGGCCGGGCGGGCGGCACTCACCCTGGCGTGCTTCAGCACCTCCTGGATCCGAAAGTAGCGGTCGGTGACGCGATTCCGCAGCCAGAGCTGCGCCGTGAGGAAGACCATGGTGCCTGCAGGCCGGCGTCCCGTATACTCAACAACGCACGCGCCGCGCCACCGCCATCTTGCCCGGGTCGGAAATAGCGGTCACGAGCGCTTCCGGGTCAGCGCCTGTGATGACTTCCGGGGCGAAGGTCGTCTCCCGTCAGCCCGCGGGTGCCGGGCTGCGTCTCTGAACCCGCGGTGGTGGCGCTTGTGGGGGAGCGGGTGTGGGGCCGTGACGGGGACTGAAAGGAAAAAGGGGCCGCAGCGCCCGTGGCCATCCGCGGGCGATGAATAAACAGCAGCCGCAGCGCGGATCCTCCTGGAGCACGGCCCGGCCGCAGCTGTGGCTCCGAGGGCGCCATGAGGGCAGCCGACCCGGGACGGGGGCGCCGGGGCCGGGGAGCGCCGGGTGTGGCGCGGGCGGGGAGGGCCAGGCCGCCTCCTAGGGCCACGAGAATGTTCAGGAACCGAGGTGCAGATGGTCGCGTCGCTGGGAAAGTGCCCGTTGCCCCTGAAGCCTTCTCCTTGTTGGCTTACTcattttgagacggggtctcgcccgGTCGCCCTGGCTGCGGTGCAGCGGCCGGACCTGGGCTCGCGGCGGCCTCGCCTCCCTGGTAGCGGGGACGTCAGGCGCGCGCCgccagcccggctaattttttgtgttttttgtagggGGGAGGTCTCCctgcgttggccaggctgctctcggactcctggcctctgctgggattacaggcctgagccaccgcgcccgccctaGAAATTCCAAGCTTCCAAACGGCAAATGACCGCGGTGGTGCcaatgcctgcaatcccagcactttcggaggccgaggggggaggatcacttgagtccaggagttccagaccagcctgggcaacatagtgagaccccaagctctacaacaaattaaaaagaaattagccgggcgcggtgatgGCGCGCGCCTGaggtccctgctactcaggaggctgaggcgggaggctcgcctgagccctggaggtggaggctgcagtgagctcagattgcacaacagcctgggcaacggagccagagtctctaaaaaaaaaaaagttttgtattaTGGGTAATTTTATGTTTCTGCTATATTGCCACAAAAATGATGGGAGGTGTGCAGtttctttgtaactttttataCTTGGATATGATTTTTTCTTAATCATAGAAAAGTTGGAATACTAGTACAAGGAAAACTCCCCAGTGTTTGCTACGGAAACGTGCCAACTGTTTTCATTTGCTCCATTTGTTTAATACTCTCGAACCAAATTCACctcctgtggggaaaagaaagagatcagcctgttactgcctctatatagaaagaagtagacataagagactccattttgttctgtatttgagatgctgttaatctgtgaccctacccccaaccttgtccttgcaagagacatgtgctgtggtaactcaaggtttaatggattttgggcgtgcagggtgtgtctttgttcctcgaaaagctaggtattgtccagggtttatccccatgtgataggatgaaacaatgccgctaaaaggtttatctcaaggcacaggattttcctttaaacttattcatgtcacagagatctttgttcttttttttttttttttttttttgagacggagtctcacccgacatctcagctcactgcaagctccgcctcctgggttcacgccattctcctgcctcagcctcctgagtagctgggactacaggcgcccgccaccgcacccagctaattttttgtatttttagtagagacggggtttcactgtggtctcgatctcctgaccttgtgatccgcctgcctcggcctcccaaagtgctgggattacaggcgtgagccaccgcgcccggctgatccttgttcttatgtcttactgctgatttcctccctgaaaacgatcctattgtcctgccactcccttatctttaagatggtaaagataattatttataaatactaaTGGAAGTCAGAGACCGGTGCccgcgtgggtcctctgtaagctgagcgctggtcccctgggcccctgcttttctttctctatactttgtctctgtatcttatttcttttctcaagtctcgttccacctaacgagaaacacccacaggtgtggaggggcaggccaccccttcaatcTCCTGTTTACATTTTGCTCCATTTTCGAATAATTGTCTCTATAAATGTAAACATACTGGATTTTTTTCCTAAACCACTTGAGAAGCTGGAGATACCTAAACACTTTGCTGTGTATTTACTCTTAGGAACCACACAGTACAATGATCAAAATCCGAACTCAGCCCATAGTCCAGATTTAACTCGTCTCAAATGTCCTTTATACCTTTTTTTCCCTGTTGAGGATTCAGTCCAGGATGACACACTGCATTCattgttgtgtctttttttttttttttttttttgagacggagtttcgctctgtcgcccaggctggagcgcaaaggtgcgatcttggctcactgcaacctccgcctccccggttcaagcgattctcctgccttggcctcccgagtatctgggattacaggcgctcactgccactctcggctaatttttttatttttagtagagacaggatttcacaatgttggccagggtggtctcgaactcctgaccttaaatgaccAGGCAGGCCAACATggtcagctactcgggaggccgaggcagaattgctggaactctacacagaaggcagagtttgtgctgagctgagatcacgccattcaTTGTACTccagaggccgggtgcagtggctctacacaactttgggaggccgaggcaggtggatcacctgaggtcagaagttcgagaccagcctggccaacatggtgaaaccccatctctactaaaaatgcaaaaagtagctgggcgtggtggcgtgccccagtaatcccagctgaggtgggagaatcgcttgaacccaggaggccgaggctgcagtgagccaagatcatgccactgcactctagcctgggtgacagatccaagacctcatctcaaaaaacaagaagaaaaaaaaaaactatacttttttttttagatggggtctcactctcactcactctagtctggagtgcagtggcgtgatctcggctcattgcagcctccgctcctgggcttgagtgatcttcccacctcagcctcctgagtagctggaccacaagtgcatgcctggccaacttttgtagaaatggggtttcaccatgttgcccaggctagtctcaaaactgagctcaagtgatcttcccaccttggcctcccaaagtgctgggattacaggcacaagtggCCTTCCTGCAGGATTTTCAGTTCATGGAGGTAACTGAGTGGAGACGTGGAGAACCTGATGTTATTGGAGATTTTTATTACTTGCATTTCCTTAGCGATGGGGACACCCACACTATACAGGGCGACATGAGAAGCGCCCATGTTttgtcaggaggcagaggggggAAAGCTAAGACCAGAGCCTTGGCTAAGGATTCTgtgggaagggcagggagggCGGGGTGAGCAGTTCAGAATGGGCCAGCTTGAAAAATGCCAtcttgactgggcgcggtggctcacacctgtaatcccagcactttgggaggccaaggcaggcggatcatccgtgttcaggagttcaagaccagcctggccaacatggtgaaaccccatctctactaaaaatataaaaagttaactaggcatggtggtgggcgcctgcaatcccagctacttgggaggctgaagcaggagaatcgcttgaacccaggaggcggaggttgccagtgattggagattgcgccattgcactccagcctgggcagcgagagcgaaactccatttaaaaaagaaaagaaaaaaatgccatctgGCCTTGGTGCACGGTGGCTGTCCTGGTTGCCTGTTCCTGGCCTTGGGCGACTCAGGGCAGGGGAAGTAGGGGCTTGTGCAGCAGTTAGATGAGGAGGTGGGTCAGGGTGTGGGCTCTGGATGGAAGCGAGGAGAACATGTAATTCATGGTTGCCAAGGTGACATATACAAATCTAAGAAAACAGTGGGAATACCCCGGCCTACAGAGAGCAACTGAAGAGGGCGCCCCAAGGGTGTGcagacagagggaaggaagggaaggcagaGGTGCCGTCCAGGTCCCTGCCACCATCTGTCATCAGGTTTTGGTCACATCAGTTGCCACAACTCATTCTTTGCTGGAGTGCGGAGAAGGCTGGAGCTGCAGGGTCGGTGGGCCCTCCTGGGAGCTGGCGGCCATCCCAGGTCCAGTTCAAGCCACATACCCCGCTTTCTCCCACCCCCTCCTCCGGGAGCCTCTCCCCTGATGTTCCCTCCAGGCAGGCAGCCTCAGCCAGAGAGCCTGGAAATCGCTGGGGCAGTGGAGCCCAGAGCCTGCTGTCTGGCTCAGCCCGTGGGCCCTGTGCCCTCATACTCCTGCACCCCTCCAAGTTCAGGAAGCACCTGGGGCCAGCCCCCCTCAGGCATCTGGGCCACCTCAGCCCACTGCGTCCGCAGGGTGGGGCTGGCCCCTCGGCTCAGCAAAAGTGCCACGGTAGGGCCATGCCCTCGCTCTGCAGCCAGGTGTAGGGGGGTCTTTCGG
This window encodes:
- the MRPL20 gene encoding 39S ribosomal protein L20, mitochondrial, whose translation is MVFLTAQLWLRNRVTDRYFRIQEVLKHARHFRGRKNRCYSLAVRAVIRAFVKCTKARYLKKKNMRTLWINRITAASQEHGLKYPAFIGNLVKCQVELNRKVLADLAIYEPKTFKSLAALANRRRHEGFAAALGDGKEPEGIFSRVVQYH